One genomic window of Polyangium aurulentum includes the following:
- a CDS encoding DUF1993 domain-containing protein, with amino-acid sequence MNYYHLTVPQLVHILRQIPRWLDKAEAYAASKKFDVQVLLESRLAPDQYNLIRQVQGTCDVAKNFTARLAGVEPPKFEDDEKTAAELRARIEKTVAWLETFKPEQFEGADDRMISLPFAKDKVMKGSDYLSQLLLPNVYFHATLIYSILRHNGVDLGKLDFLGDINLRDA; translated from the coding sequence ATGAACTATTACCATCTCACCGTCCCCCAGCTCGTCCACATCCTCCGCCAGATTCCGCGCTGGCTCGACAAGGCCGAGGCGTACGCGGCGAGCAAGAAGTTCGACGTGCAGGTGCTGCTCGAATCGCGCTTGGCGCCCGATCAGTACAACTTGATCCGCCAGGTGCAGGGCACCTGCGACGTCGCGAAGAACTTCACGGCGCGCCTCGCCGGCGTGGAGCCGCCCAAGTTCGAGGATGACGAGAAGACGGCGGCGGAGCTGCGCGCGCGCATCGAAAAGACCGTCGCCTGGCTCGAGACGTTCAAGCCCGAGCAGTTCGAGGGCGCCGACGACCGCATGATCTCGCTCCCCTTCGCCAAGGACAAGGTCATGAAGGGCTCCGATTACCTCTCGCAGCTCCTCCTGCCGAACGTCTACTTCCACGCCACGCTCATTTACTCGATCCTGCGGCACAACGGCGTGGACCTGGGCAAGCTCGACTTTCTCGGCGACATCAACCTCCGCGACGCCTGA
- a CDS encoding alpha/beta hydrolase, translating into MTSLFLSGPAGRLEAEIKRSPGATTAAVVCHPHPQYGGTLYNKIVYRAARSIHGAGITALRFNFRGVEGSEGHFDGGRGEVDDARAALDFLASEHDRLIVAGYSFGAWVGLRAGIADPRVKALIGIGLPIDVFDFSFLRDARVPLLIVHGDRDGWGEADKVRALSSELPGPVSLELIQGADHFFEGHHLETMMGKISDFLAH; encoded by the coding sequence ATGACCTCCCTCTTCCTCTCGGGCCCCGCAGGACGCCTGGAAGCGGAGATCAAGCGCTCGCCGGGCGCCACCACGGCGGCCGTGGTCTGTCATCCTCACCCGCAGTACGGGGGCACCCTCTACAACAAGATCGTCTATCGCGCCGCGCGCTCCATTCACGGGGCCGGGATCACCGCCCTGCGCTTCAATTTCCGCGGCGTCGAGGGGAGCGAAGGGCATTTCGACGGCGGCCGGGGCGAGGTGGACGACGCGCGCGCCGCCCTCGATTTTCTGGCCTCCGAGCACGACCGCCTGATCGTGGCCGGCTATTCGTTCGGCGCGTGGGTCGGTCTTCGCGCGGGCATCGCCGATCCGCGCGTGAAAGCGCTCATCGGCATCGGCTTGCCGATCGACGTCTTCGACTTCTCCTTCCTCCGCGACGCGCGCGTCCCCTTGCTCATCGTCCACGGCGACAGGGACGGCTGGGGCGAGGCAGACAAGGTCCGCGCGCTCTCGAGCGAGCTTCCGGGCCCGGTCTCTCTCGAGCTCATCCAGGGCGCCGACCACTTCTTCGAGGGCCACCACCTCGAGACCATGATGGGCAAGATCTCCGATTTCCTGGCGCACTAA
- a CDS encoding AMP-binding protein, translating into MSARTMAGLLRRRAEAEGERLAIRFKRAEGWESWTWARFWDEARRVEAGLWEAGLRPGDRVLVLVPDVERAVASLFGLWALGAVPIQIGIPFRLPDIGRFLDQLRRTARRLGARALVVSRAFAAFAGEREDVPVLVAEDLAISSGGALPDPEDAPGPALIQLTSGSTGHPRGVVLAHDRLMLHMACMSDALPSHAASVAVSWLPLHHDMGLIGGLLFPFYNGFVASMLAPQDFRARPLAWLEAMSSLRATLCAAPPSAYAILLRLARRAADMGLDLGAWECAMVGAEPISPALLRRFSEAFRPVGFRAEAFFPVYGLAEATVAVTFPTLLAPTRFTVVDRAKLERTGVAEACPPGPGALELVCVGRPIPGTEVRIVGEDGEPLPERRVGEILVKAPTLMQGYSDDPEATAEAMRDGWLHTGDLGHLDEGGLFVTGRKKEIIIKGGHNLLPSVIEEIASGVEGVRSGCVVAVGVRSPEDETELVHVVAETKLEPAEHEALAERVRGALFAHGIAVDRVLLASPGALPKTTSGKPRRREVAAALEAGRSLDTL; encoded by the coding sequence ATGAGCGCGCGGACGATGGCGGGCCTGCTCCGTCGTCGCGCGGAGGCGGAGGGCGAGCGGCTCGCGATCCGCTTCAAGCGTGCGGAGGGCTGGGAGAGCTGGACCTGGGCGCGATTCTGGGACGAGGCGAGGCGCGTCGAGGCCGGGCTATGGGAGGCCGGGCTGCGCCCCGGCGATCGCGTGCTCGTGCTCGTGCCGGACGTCGAGCGCGCGGTCGCGAGCCTCTTCGGGCTATGGGCGCTCGGCGCGGTTCCCATTCAGATCGGGATTCCCTTCCGCCTGCCCGACATCGGGCGATTCCTCGACCAGCTCCGGCGAACCGCGCGTCGCCTCGGCGCGCGGGCGCTCGTCGTTTCCCGCGCATTCGCGGCCTTTGCGGGCGAGCGCGAGGACGTCCCCGTGCTCGTCGCCGAGGACCTCGCCATCTCCTCGGGAGGCGCGCTCCCCGACCCCGAGGATGCGCCGGGTCCGGCCTTGATCCAGCTCACGAGCGGCAGCACGGGCCACCCGCGCGGGGTCGTCCTCGCGCACGATCGCCTCATGCTCCACATGGCGTGCATGAGCGACGCGCTCCCGAGCCACGCCGCATCCGTGGCCGTCTCGTGGCTGCCATTGCACCACGACATGGGCCTCATCGGCGGGCTGCTCTTTCCGTTCTACAATGGCTTCGTCGCCAGCATGCTCGCGCCGCAGGACTTTCGCGCCCGTCCCTTGGCCTGGCTCGAGGCGATGTCCTCGCTGCGGGCGACCCTATGCGCCGCGCCGCCCTCGGCCTATGCGATCCTCCTGCGCCTCGCCCGTCGCGCGGCGGACATGGGCCTGGACCTCGGCGCGTGGGAGTGCGCCATGGTCGGCGCCGAGCCCATTTCACCGGCCCTCCTGCGGCGCTTCTCCGAGGCCTTCCGGCCCGTCGGTTTCCGCGCCGAGGCGTTTTTCCCGGTGTATGGGCTCGCCGAGGCCACCGTCGCCGTCACCTTTCCGACCCTGCTCGCGCCCACGCGTTTTACGGTCGTGGACCGCGCCAAGCTCGAGCGGACCGGCGTCGCCGAGGCGTGCCCGCCCGGGCCTGGAGCGCTCGAGCTCGTGTGCGTCGGGCGCCCCATTCCCGGGACCGAGGTGCGTATCGTCGGCGAGGACGGCGAGCCTTTGCCCGAGCGGCGCGTGGGCGAGATCCTGGTCAAGGCGCCGACGCTCATGCAAGGGTATTCCGACGATCCGGAGGCCACCGCGGAGGCCATGCGGGACGGGTGGCTCCACACCGGCGACCTCGGTCATCTCGACGAGGGCGGCCTCTTCGTCACCGGGCGAAAGAAGGAGATCATCATCAAGGGCGGCCACAACCTCCTTCCCTCGGTGATCGAGGAGATTGCATCGGGCGTCGAGGGCGTGCGCAGCGGGTGTGTGGTGGCCGTGGGCGTCCGTTCGCCCGAGGACGAGACCGAGCTCGTCCACGTCGTCGCGGAGACCAAGCTCGAGCCCGCGGAGCACGAGGCGCTCGCGGAGCGGGTGCGGGGCGCGCTCTTCGCCCACGGAATCGCGGTCGATCGGGTGCTCCTCGCGTCCCCCGGGGCATTGCCGAAGACGACGAGCGGCAAGCCGCGGCGGCGCGAGGTCGCCGCGGCCCTGGAAGCGGGGCGGTCCCTCGATACGCTCTGA
- a CDS encoding SAM-dependent methyltransferase: MSSAEARTRPEREAMERSPEEQREHERRAVAEHYQHDVDIFSMVLDSRLAYATGVFHRPDEDLETAQRRKFARIQAKLAIQPGERVLDVGCGWGSNLLYLAEHTGGHFFGITLSERQRDEALRRARASGVEDRVRIEVRHVEDLALEPASFDAILFSGSIVHMHNREAVHGMVGRLLKPSGRLLISDCYYPAESRGDRESSATQYIFVEALGYCRLLHLGEELSLIEKAGLDILHVEDLTSSYVLTLERWIDNVRKNRRRIDELSPGFSRVLQQYMTVAKLSFARRTALEYMILATKGRPAVDVAAFPILPPGYEEGSR, translated from the coding sequence ATGAGCTCGGCCGAAGCCCGCACCCGCCCCGAGCGCGAGGCCATGGAGCGCTCGCCCGAAGAGCAGCGCGAGCACGAGCGCCGCGCCGTCGCCGAGCATTACCAGCACGACGTCGACATCTTCTCGATGGTCCTCGACAGCCGCCTCGCCTATGCGACCGGCGTCTTCCACCGGCCCGACGAGGATCTCGAGACCGCCCAGCGGCGCAAATTCGCGCGTATCCAGGCCAAGCTCGCGATCCAGCCTGGCGAGCGCGTCCTCGACGTCGGCTGCGGCTGGGGCTCGAACCTGCTCTACCTCGCCGAGCACACCGGCGGGCATTTCTTCGGCATCACGCTGAGCGAGCGGCAGCGCGACGAGGCCCTCCGCCGCGCGCGCGCCTCGGGCGTCGAGGATAGAGTCCGCATCGAGGTCCGCCACGTCGAGGATCTCGCCCTCGAGCCAGCCTCGTTCGACGCGATCCTCTTCAGCGGCTCCATCGTCCACATGCACAACCGCGAGGCGGTGCACGGGATGGTCGGCCGGCTCCTGAAGCCTTCTGGGCGGCTGCTCATCTCGGATTGCTATTACCCCGCCGAGAGCCGCGGCGACCGCGAAAGCTCGGCCACGCAATACATCTTCGTGGAGGCGCTCGGGTATTGCCGCCTGCTCCACCTCGGCGAGGAGCTTTCGCTGATCGAGAAGGCCGGGCTCGACATCCTCCACGTCGAGGATCTCACGAGCTCCTACGTGCTCACGCTCGAGCGCTGGATCGACAACGTCCGCAAGAATCGCCGCCGCATCGACGAGCTCTCCCCGGGCTTCTCGCGCGTCTTGCAGCAGTACATGACCGTCGCAAAGCTCTCGTTCGCGCGCAGGACGGCGCTCGAATACATGATCCTCGCGACCAAGGGGCGGCCGGCGGTCGACGTCGCCGCCTTTCCCATTCTCCCGCCCGGATACGAGGAGGGCTCGCGATGA
- a CDS encoding acyl carrier protein yields the protein MAPDTPIPDTIATEVRRIFAETLRLRIEDVGLDARLDQPHLGIDSLALIKLNVALEEAFDIALPDFTTPEASTVRSVRDVAALVSARVASTTNGGAR from the coding sequence ATGGCCCCCGACACCCCCATCCCCGACACCATTGCCACCGAGGTCCGCCGTATCTTCGCCGAGACGCTCCGTCTCCGTATCGAAGACGTGGGCCTCGACGCTCGCCTCGATCAACCCCACCTCGGCATCGATTCCCTCGCGCTCATCAAGCTGAACGTCGCGCTCGAGGAGGCCTTCGACATCGCGCTCCCCGATTTCACGACGCCCGAGGCGTCCACGGTCCGCTCGGTGCGCGACGTCGCCGCGCTCGTCTCGGCCAGGGTCGCATCCACGACGAACGGCGGTGCCCGATGA
- a CDS encoding ATP-binding protein produces MERTTWKAYGFALMATVLGLFLRAPLWSVLGNAVPFITFFPAIALSSWYGGFGAGVLTTLSSALVCDWLFLEPRGAFGRTPVEMGGMLLFVLTGVFISWLTHERNRAFSRLFAVSERERRARVAEQASAQRMARLQQITAALSGAATRAEVTEVVLSRALPAIGATSGAIALLSPDGRTLTPLGSMDTEPLREPVAIDAPTPLAEAVRTKAPIVREGAEVALPLAVHGEILGAMRCRLASRRTLDDVELDFCRALGDACAQALDRSRLYEDAERLRHQAEAASRAKDEFLAMLGHELRNPLAPMVTALELMRLRGGGRLGRVEEVISRQVDHLTRMVDDLLDVARVARGMVTLSRRPGELWPVVSRAIEMASPLIEGRRHHLEVSVPRTGLAVSADPDRLAQVISNLLTNAAKYTPPGGHIEVAAEREGDALVIRVKDNGVGMAPDLLARVFDPFVQAAQGRDRRAGGLGLGLTLVKNLTAMHGGSVEAHSEGVGRGSEFVVRVPALSEPLVQDAEQSRTRPRVPSPPHTVLVVDDNEDAAKLLAEVIRNEGWRVAVAHDGVSALAMLDEVSPDVAVLDIGLPVMDGHDLARRIRERLGPRAPRLVAVTGYGQDNDREESRDAGFERHLVKPVRAEDIIDVIAGKPEPLRAAS; encoded by the coding sequence ATGGAACGGACGACCTGGAAAGCATATGGCTTTGCCCTGATGGCGACGGTGCTGGGGCTCTTCCTGCGGGCTCCGCTGTGGTCCGTGCTCGGCAACGCCGTCCCCTTCATCACGTTTTTCCCCGCAATCGCGCTGAGCAGCTGGTACGGCGGCTTCGGCGCCGGTGTGCTCACCACGCTGTCGAGCGCCCTCGTCTGCGATTGGCTCTTCCTCGAGCCCCGCGGCGCGTTCGGTCGCACGCCTGTCGAGATGGGCGGCATGCTGCTGTTCGTGCTGACGGGCGTATTCATCTCCTGGCTCACCCACGAGCGGAACAGAGCCTTCTCGAGGCTCTTCGCCGTCAGCGAGCGCGAGCGGCGGGCGCGGGTCGCCGAGCAGGCGTCGGCCCAGCGAATGGCGCGCTTGCAGCAGATCACGGCCGCGCTCTCGGGCGCGGCCACGCGGGCCGAGGTGACCGAGGTCGTCCTCTCCCGCGCCCTGCCGGCCATCGGCGCGACCTCGGGCGCAATCGCGCTCCTTTCGCCCGACGGCCGCACGCTCACCCCGCTCGGCTCCATGGACACCGAGCCATTGCGCGAGCCCGTGGCCATCGACGCGCCCACGCCTCTCGCCGAGGCGGTCCGCACGAAGGCGCCCATCGTCCGCGAAGGGGCCGAGGTTGCCCTGCCGCTCGCGGTCCACGGCGAGATCCTCGGCGCGATGCGCTGCCGCCTCGCCTCCCGGCGCACCCTCGACGACGTCGAGCTCGATTTCTGTCGCGCCCTCGGCGACGCGTGCGCGCAGGCGCTCGATCGATCACGACTTTACGAGGACGCCGAGCGGCTTCGTCACCAGGCGGAGGCGGCGAGCCGCGCCAAGGACGAGTTCCTCGCGATGCTCGGCCACGAGCTGCGCAATCCCCTGGCGCCCATGGTCACGGCGCTCGAGCTCATGCGGCTGCGCGGAGGCGGGCGGCTCGGTCGGGTGGAGGAGGTGATCTCGCGGCAGGTCGATCACCTCACGCGAATGGTGGACGACCTGCTCGACGTCGCCCGCGTGGCGCGCGGCATGGTGACGCTCTCGCGGCGGCCGGGCGAGCTATGGCCGGTCGTCTCGCGTGCGATCGAAATGGCGAGCCCGCTCATCGAGGGCCGCCGGCATCACCTCGAGGTCTCGGTGCCGCGCACGGGGCTCGCGGTCTCGGCGGATCCGGACAGGCTCGCGCAGGTGATCTCGAACCTGCTCACCAATGCGGCCAAGTACACGCCGCCCGGCGGGCATATCGAGGTCGCGGCCGAGCGCGAGGGCGACGCGCTCGTCATCCGGGTGAAGGACAATGGCGTCGGCATGGCGCCCGATCTCCTGGCCCGGGTCTTCGATCCCTTCGTGCAGGCGGCGCAGGGGCGCGATCGGCGCGCTGGCGGGCTCGGCCTCGGCTTGACGCTCGTCAAGAACCTCACCGCCATGCACGGCGGCAGCGTCGAGGCGCACAGCGAGGGCGTCGGGCGCGGCAGCGAGTTCGTGGTGCGCGTGCCGGCGCTCTCCGAGCCGCTCGTGCAGGACGCGGAGCAATCGAGGACCCGGCCCCGGGTTCCCTCGCCCCCGCACACCGTGCTCGTCGTCGACGACAACGAGGACGCCGCGAAGCTCCTGGCCGAGGTGATCCGCAACGAGGGCTGGCGCGTGGCGGTGGCGCACGACGGCGTCTCGGCGCTCGCAATGCTCGACGAGGTCTCGCCCGACGTCGCGGTGCTCGATATCGGGCTGCCCGTGATGGATGGCCACGACCTCGCGCGGCGCATTCGCGAGCGCCTCGGGCCGCGGGCGCCGAGGCTCGTGGCCGTGACGGGCTACGGGCAGGACAACGATCGCGAGGAGAGCCGTGACGCGGGCTTCGAGCGCCACCTCGTCAAGCCCGTGCGCGCCGAGGACATCATCGACGTGATCGCGGGGAAGCCCGAGCCCCTCCGGGCCGCGTCGTGA
- a CDS encoding formylglycine-generating enzyme family protein: MRPGPLPVLCVLLGLGCATQPRESAPDAGAPAPTSAPAPAPEVSAAAMASAAPVPAPASACSKPCFDIERCEAGACVPACPEGEVYVPATGPEGFKMGRGMSTYGFGSRKSGNGGTGRADTPHKVVLTRPFCMDQNEVTAGQMKHCVEEKGCKAPQRTDRWVTYPDKPDYPVNLVDYKMSKYYCEQYGKSLPTEAQWEWAATGGDGRDWPWGNEEPTCEHTDFTQAILISPGGDSGCHGGGASKVGTHTKGDKIWPSGAIHDLAGNVWEWVLDSYKPYSGEPEVDPLHDYPHMSNRVVRGGGWNRSGRGIMAAFRGGAIWTYKVPGLGFRCVRNAKER; the protein is encoded by the coding sequence ATGCGTCCCGGTCCTCTGCCCGTCCTCTGCGTCCTCCTCGGCCTCGGCTGCGCCACGCAGCCCCGGGAGAGCGCGCCCGACGCAGGCGCCCCCGCGCCGACCTCGGCCCCCGCGCCCGCGCCCGAGGTGAGCGCTGCGGCGATGGCGTCGGCGGCCCCCGTGCCCGCGCCTGCGAGCGCCTGTTCGAAGCCGTGCTTCGACATCGAGCGCTGCGAGGCGGGGGCGTGCGTGCCCGCGTGCCCGGAGGGCGAGGTCTACGTGCCGGCGACGGGGCCCGAGGGGTTCAAGATGGGCCGGGGAATGTCGACCTACGGATTCGGCTCGCGCAAGTCCGGAAACGGCGGCACCGGGCGGGCAGACACGCCGCACAAGGTGGTCCTGACCAGGCCGTTCTGCATGGACCAGAACGAGGTGACGGCCGGGCAGATGAAGCATTGCGTGGAGGAGAAGGGCTGCAAGGCGCCGCAGCGGACCGATCGGTGGGTGACCTACCCTGACAAACCTGATTACCCGGTGAACCTGGTCGACTACAAGATGTCCAAGTACTACTGCGAGCAGTACGGGAAATCATTGCCGACCGAGGCGCAGTGGGAGTGGGCGGCGACGGGCGGCGACGGGCGGGACTGGCCCTGGGGCAACGAGGAGCCGACGTGCGAGCACACCGATTTCACGCAGGCGATCCTGATCTCGCCGGGCGGCGACAGCGGCTGCCACGGGGGCGGGGCGTCGAAGGTCGGCACGCACACGAAGGGCGACAAGATATGGCCGTCGGGCGCGATCCACGACCTCGCCGGCAATGTCTGGGAGTGGGTGCTGGACAGCTACAAGCCGTATTCAGGCGAGCCCGAGGTGGACCCGCTGCACGATTACCCGCACATGTCCAATCGCGTGGTGCGCGGCGGCGGCTGGAACCGGAGCGGGCGCGGGATCATGGCCGCATTCCGCGGCGGCGCGATCTGGACGTACAAGGTGCCCGGGCTGGGCTTCCGGTGCGTGAGGAACGCGAAGGAGAGATAG
- a CDS encoding SDR family oxidoreductase has protein sequence MPRPGSDAVLLVNGFPSLYARRLVEHALAEEPRAFVYLIVPADKSDEAEEAIEELGAARARVAVLEGDPCAMDLGLSGAEFRQLSREVDLIHHAVHASWVGIEKETATRLNRTSAAEILELGRAAGSLERLVFHSTTAVAGDRTGIVYEDDLDHHQSFRDASEETRMQAEAMARRAMRDVPISVVRAASVVGASAPSDRLDHLHLLALLVLATPAELSLPLPKRGDTPIHTVPMSYVARASHAIGRARGTHGRTYHLVDPHPLSARRFFEVLARSARRPSLGSIPSSVAGTLLRTPGIERFARNPVAFVEQLASAVRFDARGTFGALGGTGIECPPFETYVELLVAEVEQHVRARRMRRESTRPLPEEPEVDDPLS, from the coding sequence ATGCCGCGCCCGGGCTCCGACGCCGTCCTGCTCGTCAACGGCTTCCCCTCGCTCTACGCGAGGAGGCTCGTCGAGCACGCGCTCGCCGAGGAGCCTCGCGCCTTCGTCTACCTGATCGTCCCCGCCGACAAGAGCGACGAAGCCGAGGAGGCGATCGAGGAGCTTGGCGCGGCGCGCGCGCGCGTGGCCGTGCTCGAAGGCGACCCCTGCGCGATGGACCTCGGCCTGTCGGGCGCCGAGTTCCGGCAGCTCAGCCGCGAGGTCGACCTCATCCACCACGCCGTGCACGCGAGCTGGGTCGGCATCGAGAAGGAGACCGCCACGCGGCTGAACCGGACGAGCGCGGCCGAGATCCTCGAGCTGGGGCGCGCGGCGGGATCGCTCGAGCGGCTCGTCTTTCACTCGACGACCGCCGTCGCCGGCGACCGCACCGGGATCGTGTACGAGGACGACCTCGACCATCACCAGTCGTTCCGCGACGCATCCGAAGAGACGCGCATGCAAGCCGAGGCGATGGCGCGACGGGCGATGCGCGACGTGCCCATCTCGGTGGTGCGCGCCGCGAGCGTGGTCGGGGCATCGGCGCCGAGCGACCGGCTCGACCACCTGCACCTGCTCGCGCTGCTCGTGCTCGCGACGCCCGCGGAGCTGTCGCTTCCCCTGCCGAAGCGCGGCGACACGCCGATCCACACGGTGCCCATGAGCTACGTCGCACGCGCATCGCACGCGATCGGACGCGCGCGCGGCACGCACGGACGCACCTACCACCTCGTCGATCCGCACCCGCTCTCGGCGCGGCGCTTCTTCGAGGTCCTGGCTCGCTCGGCGCGCAGGCCTTCGCTCGGATCGATCCCGTCGAGCGTCGCGGGCACGCTGCTGCGCACGCCGGGCATCGAGCGCTTCGCTCGCAACCCCGTCGCGTTCGTCGAGCAACTCGCCTCCGCGGTCCGCTTCGACGCCCGCGGAACCTTCGGCGCGCTCGGTGGAACAGGCATCGAGTGCCCCCCGTTCGAGACCTATGTCGAGCTGCTCGTCGCCGAGGTCGAGCAGCACGTGCGCGCTCGGCGCATGCGCCGCGAGAGCACACGCCCCCTGCCCGAGGAACCCGAGGTCGATGACCCGCTCTCCTGA
- a CDS encoding GDSL-type esterase/lipase family protein, which produces MTRSPDVRSTPRTRRPSLALVAGAACTLALAACSAGQEHAVPHDAAVTPPPQAEPHTAAVAPPPAASQVPMVEPAVPAVATAEPAPAQPPPFAGEPELARFHGALRDLTRGARKSHVRILWLGDSHGQADFWTGGLRTALQKRYGNGGPGFVHMGWKAYRHDGMKLVVDGKWSIRPKAPASSSRVGDGMFGLGGVVAVGPVDGGKARAQVTDEGLSGRMSWDVCYRLRTPSDELSVKLGSRPPTAVRATSTEPAGELRHLVLVGEGPETLEVASARGLPELCGVVIETDPAKQPGVVLDTLGINGARFGTPLAWDETSFGAELVRRQPTLVILEYGTNESGDVGVDPSVYGKKLVRLMERIRRFAPDTDCLALAPTDRADTRERTPLVRDAIRAGALEAGCGFWDTYAVMGGAGSIRAWAQETTPRAARDGVHLTPKGYRELGEALAAHVLRGLSPDLSAVLRGSTP; this is translated from the coding sequence ATGACCCGCTCTCCTGATGTTCGATCGACGCCCAGGACGCGTCGCCCCTCGCTCGCCCTTGTTGCAGGCGCCGCTTGCACGCTCGCGCTCGCCGCGTGCAGCGCCGGGCAAGAGCACGCCGTCCCGCACGACGCCGCCGTCACGCCGCCACCGCAAGCCGAGCCGCACACGGCCGCCGTCGCTCCCCCGCCTGCCGCGTCGCAGGTGCCTATGGTCGAGCCCGCCGTGCCCGCCGTGGCCACGGCCGAGCCTGCTCCTGCGCAGCCGCCTCCTTTCGCCGGAGAGCCCGAGCTTGCCCGCTTCCACGGGGCCCTGCGCGATCTGACCCGCGGCGCGCGCAAGTCGCACGTGCGCATCCTCTGGCTCGGCGACTCGCACGGGCAGGCCGACTTCTGGACGGGCGGCCTGCGGACCGCGCTTCAGAAGAGATACGGCAACGGAGGCCCCGGCTTCGTCCACATGGGGTGGAAGGCCTACAGGCACGACGGGATGAAGCTCGTCGTCGATGGCAAGTGGTCGATCCGCCCGAAGGCGCCCGCGTCTTCGTCGCGTGTGGGCGACGGGATGTTCGGCCTCGGCGGCGTGGTCGCGGTCGGACCCGTAGATGGAGGTAAGGCGCGGGCGCAGGTCACCGACGAGGGTCTGTCCGGAAGGATGTCCTGGGACGTGTGCTACCGCCTGCGCACACCTTCGGACGAGCTCTCGGTCAAACTCGGCTCACGTCCCCCCACCGCGGTGCGCGCGACGAGCACGGAGCCGGCCGGCGAGCTGAGGCATCTGGTGCTGGTCGGCGAGGGCCCGGAGACCCTCGAGGTCGCGTCCGCTCGGGGGCTACCCGAGCTTTGTGGGGTGGTGATCGAGACGGATCCGGCCAAGCAGCCGGGCGTGGTGCTCGACACGCTCGGCATCAACGGCGCGCGCTTCGGGACCCCGCTCGCGTGGGACGAGACGAGCTTCGGCGCCGAGCTGGTCCGCCGGCAACCAACCCTGGTCATCCTCGAATACGGGACGAACGAGTCGGGTGACGTGGGCGTAGATCCTTCCGTCTACGGCAAGAAGCTCGTGCGCCTGATGGAGCGCATCCGGCGGTTCGCGCCTGACACGGATTGCCTCGCGCTCGCGCCGACAGATCGCGCAGATACGCGTGAAAGGACGCCGCTCGTGCGGGACGCGATCCGCGCCGGAGCGCTGGAGGCGGGCTGCGGTTTCTGGGACACCTATGCCGTCATGGGCGGCGCGGGCTCGATCCGAGCCTGGGCACAGGAGACGACGCCGCGTGCAGCCAGGGACGGAGTCCACCTGACCCCGAAGGGCTACCGCGAGCTCGGCGAGGCGCTCGCCGCGCACGTCCTGCGCGGTCTGTCCCCCGACCTGTCCGCCGTCCTGCGCGGTTCGACGCCCTGA
- a CDS encoding serine/threonine-protein kinase — protein MARAGELAAGRYRLLNAIGAGGMGSVWLARHERIGRDVAIKFSPPCPDPSVRERFMREAHIAGEICHRNVVSVLDAGELEHENRVFLVMELLRGDTLADRMRPRQPLPLDQTLSILIDVCSGLSAAHARGIVHRDVKPENIFLADIPGEGIVPKLVDFGISQAPTRRGARPDGSDYQILGTPAYMSPEQARGDMSVDARADIWAMGVILHESIAGRTPFGASDVHGLLRAAIEDPPEPLPAWVPPKVRAIVARCLEKDRRRRYPTAKALRSDLEEALAALAIAGPPSSRIAFARTRSIPPSMPRPRAAKVQITARLCAAAVMALVAVPLAMPGRMTNAALVYLTAPVRAAMLGASSRVQAKNEAPGGDTREAPPSKTP, from the coding sequence ATGGCCCGAGCGGGAGAGCTTGCGGCAGGTCGTTATCGGCTTTTGAACGCGATCGGCGCGGGGGGCATGGGGAGCGTCTGGCTGGCTCGACACGAGCGCATAGGCCGAGACGTCGCCATCAAGTTTTCACCACCTTGTCCGGACCCGAGCGTGCGCGAACGCTTCATGAGAGAAGCGCACATCGCCGGGGAAATCTGCCACCGGAACGTCGTCAGCGTCCTCGACGCGGGCGAGCTGGAGCATGAAAACCGGGTCTTTTTGGTGATGGAGCTGTTGCGCGGCGACACGCTCGCCGACCGCATGCGCCCGCGCCAGCCGCTGCCGCTCGATCAGACGTTGTCCATCTTGATCGACGTGTGCAGCGGCCTTTCAGCGGCGCACGCGCGGGGCATCGTGCACCGCGACGTGAAGCCGGAGAACATCTTCCTCGCCGACATTCCCGGCGAGGGGATCGTGCCCAAGCTCGTCGACTTCGGCATCAGCCAGGCGCCCACGCGCCGCGGCGCGCGGCCCGACGGCTCGGACTACCAGATCCTGGGCACGCCCGCGTACATGAGCCCCGAGCAAGCGCGGGGCGACATGAGCGTGGACGCGCGCGCGGACATCTGGGCGATGGGGGTGATCCTGCACGAGTCGATCGCAGGGCGCACGCCGTTCGGCGCGTCGGACGTGCATGGGCTTCTGCGTGCGGCGATCGAGGATCCGCCAGAGCCGCTGCCGGCGTGGGTGCCGCCGAAGGTGCGGGCGATCGTCGCGAGGTGTCTCGAGAAGGACCGGCGCCGCCGCTACCCGACGGCGAAGGCCTTGCGCAGCGATCTCGAGGAGGCGCTCGCCGCGCTCGCCATCGCGGGCCCGCCCTCGTCGCGCATCGCGTTCGCGCGCACGCGGTCGATCCCGCCGTCGATGCCGCGTCCGCGCGCGGCCAAGGTGCAGATCACGGCGCGCCTGTGCGCGGCGGCGGTGATGGCGCTCGTCGCCGTGCCGCTCGCGATGCCGGGGCGCATGACGAACGCGGCGCTCGTGTACCTGACGGCGCCGGTGCGCGCGGCGATGCTCGGTGCGTCGTCTCGCGTGCAGGCAAAAAACGAGGCCCCTGGGGGCGACACACGCGAGGCGCCCCCGTCGAAGACGCCCTGA